The Schistocerca cancellata isolate TAMUIC-IGC-003103 chromosome 4, iqSchCanc2.1, whole genome shotgun sequence genome contains a region encoding:
- the LOC126184652 gene encoding uncharacterized protein LOC126184652, producing MELNKILLFAVTIVGVLATPDERRLIAVEQETYIYQGHKYTFHRERVTWEEAAQICSDEGGYLAVLEDMAETEFIAEAMAGGLCFFHPYQNIWIGGRYVDGNWMWIPTGLEIPSKIGSDGYPPWSINVRRANLCLAISRLFITRPVLSDLNCDRRRNFVCEHGCAQLKDSDRQSWNPPLCSETFSEIGDECSLVCKDGYELTGSATVSCTADGWNGTGGLNKIPICKTPEEVGEDFVNKINSTLNGIAANMLFLLDESVSVSPQQFEMEKYFVKSVAQAFPLSVNRTAGLITFSHVADVDIPLTQTDTCVFVDSVGNVVYTEGGTSILVALNLAIDEIEKNAVHNTTLVFLVTDGISTTDPAPAADTLKANGDIVFTIGIADYQRDQLEPLATVASDGTPNFFGVSSFEVFLRIAQYLNTTYIDENHINCD from the exons CACCTGATGAAAGAAGGTTGATTGCAGTTGAACAAGAAACATATATTTATCAAGGGCACAAATACACATTCCATCGTGAGCGTGTAACATGGGAGGAAGCTGCACAAATTTGCTCAGATGAAGGAGGATATCTTGCAGTCTTGGAAGACATGGCTGAAACTGAATTCATTGCTGAAGCTATGGCTGGCGGACTGTGTTTCTTTCACC CTTACCAGAACATTTGGATAGGTGGGCGATATGTTGATGGGAATTGGATGTGGATTCCCACTGGATTAGAAATTCCAAGTAAAATAGGAAGTGATGGATATCCTCCATGGTCTATCAATGTCCGACGAGCCAATTTATGTTTAGCAATAAGCAGATTATTTATTACTCGTCCAGTTTTATCAGACCTCAACTGTGATCGGAGGAGGAATTTTGTATGCGAACATG GTTGTGCTCAGCTGAAGGACAGTGATCGTCAATCCTGGAATCCTCCTTTGTGTTCTGAGACTTTCAGTGAGATAGGAGATGAATGTAGCCTTGTTTGCAAAGATGGATATGAACTTACTGGAAGTGCTACAGTCTCATGCACTGCTGATGGCTGGAATGGCACCGGTGGTTTGAACAAAATACCTATATGCAAAA CACCTGAAGAAGTAGGTGAAGATTTTGTGAATAAAATAAACAGTACTTTGAATGGAATTGCAGCAAATATGCTATTCTTACTTGATGAATCAGTAAGTGTCTCACCACAACAATTTGAAATGGAGAAATACTTCGTTAAATCAGTGGCCCAGGCATTTCC GCTCTCTGTAAATCGAACAGCAGGCTTGATAACTTTCAGTCATGTTGCTGATGTAGACATCCCGCTGACTCAAACAGATACATGTGTGTTTGTTGACTCTGTTGGTAACGTAGTTTACACAGAGGGTGGAACAAGTATACTAGTTGCATTAAATCTGGCAATTGATGAAATAGAGAAGAATGCAGTTCATAATACAACACTTGTTT TTCTAGTAACAGATGGTATCAGTACAACTGATCCTGCTCCGGCTGCAGACACTCTGAAAGCAAATGGAGATATAGTGTTCACAATTGGTATTGCTGATTATCAGCGTGATCAGCTTGAACCCCTGGCTACTGTTGCTTCAGATGGAACTCCAAATTTCTTTGGAGTTTCGAGCTTTGAAGTATTCCTGAGGATTGCACAGTACTTGAACACAA CTTACATTGATGAAAACCACATAAACTGTGACTAA